From Candidatus Falkowbacteria bacterium, a single genomic window includes:
- a CDS encoding MFS transporter — MQTRHHQLHFWSFLRNKEMNEIYLSYGVTNFALGLVSIFVPIYLYKLGFSLPWILGYYFLLPLSSVLLTNRVCARVVAKSGVKWSMLIAVLFKMLFFTGLYLLPTHRWLFFVLPLFNMLKTQISSLGYHLNFIEHSDAAHRGRQVSILQSTALAASLLAPLIGGVVIGLVGFKLLFVGAIFLMMVAAIPILVLPDHKNLKPVEFDIKNMWRDMLKRENLPLFLSYGGYAIEEWIGFVVWSLFLFFILHNTESVGAASSIVAAVTFLVFYLVGRLSDKVSKKKLIKLGTFLYFFGWVGRLFADSFSSVIFIDSYKNITGNFLQVPWSAFSYDLAARSNYFRFIVQRELMFDLARVIVAPVIILVFVLNYNPFLIAFIIAALASLGYMTINRLPETLVGEFEKK, encoded by the coding sequence ATGCAAACCAGGCATCATCAGTTGCATTTTTGGAGCTTCCTCCGCAACAAGGAAATGAACGAGATTTATCTGTCGTACGGAGTCACCAACTTCGCCCTCGGCCTGGTTTCAATATTCGTCCCGATCTACCTCTATAAGCTCGGATTCTCCTTGCCTTGGATCCTGGGTTATTATTTCCTGCTGCCGTTGTCTTCGGTCCTTCTGACCAACCGTGTCTGCGCCCGCGTGGTAGCCAAGTCCGGCGTCAAATGGTCCATGCTAATCGCGGTGCTGTTCAAGATGCTGTTCTTCACCGGCTTGTATCTGCTGCCGACTCATCGCTGGCTATTCTTCGTCCTGCCGCTTTTCAATATGCTCAAGACCCAGATTTCCAGCCTGGGATACCATCTGAACTTCATCGAGCATTCTGATGCGGCCCACCGCGGACGCCAGGTCTCGATCCTGCAATCGACCGCCTTGGCCGCCAGCCTGCTCGCACCGCTGATCGGCGGCGTCGTCATCGGGCTGGTCGGATTCAAGCTGCTGTTCGTCGGTGCCATCTTTTTGATGATGGTGGCGGCCATTCCGATACTGGTCCTGCCCGACCACAAGAATCTCAAGCCGGTCGAGTTCGACATCAAGAACATGTGGCGCGACATGCTCAAACGGGAGAATCTGCCGTTATTTTTAAGCTATGGCGGTTACGCCATCGAGGAGTGGATCGGCTTCGTCGTCTGGTCACTGTTTCTGTTCTTCATCCTGCACAATACCGAATCGGTCGGAGCGGCCAGCTCGATCGTGGCGGCGGTCACCTTCCTGGTCTTCTATCTGGTCGGCCGCCTGTCGGACAAGGTCAGTAAGAAGAAGCTCATCAAGCTCGGCACCTTCCTGTATTTTTTCGGCTGGGTCGGCCGCTTGTTCGCCGACAGCTTCAGCTCGGTCATCTTTATTGATTCCTACAAGAATATCACCGGCAATTTCCTCCAGGTCCCCTGGTCGGCCTTTTCCTATGACTTGGCAGCGCGCAGCAACTATTTCCGCTTCATCGTCCAGCGCGAACTGATGTTCGACCTGGCCCGGGTGATCGTCGCGCCGGTCATTATCCTGGTTTTCGTTCTGAACTACAACCCCTTTTTGATAGCCTTCATTATCGCCGCCTTGGCCAGCCTCGGCTACATGACGATCAACCGTCTGCCCGAGACATTGGTAGGCGAATTCGAGAAGAAGTAG